The genomic segment GAGCGTTTTACTGCACTACAATCGGGTGAAATTGACGTTCTTTCTCGTAATACAACATGGACACTACACCGCGACACTTCTTTAGGTTTAAATTTTGTTGGTGTTAACTACTATGATGGTCAGGGTTTCATGGTGAAAAAAGACCTTGGCTTAACCAGTGCAAAAGAACTTGATGGCGCATCTGTTTGTGTTCAATCAGGAACAACAACAGAGCTTAATCTTGCCGATTACTTCCGTAACAATGACATGGAATACAAACCTGTTGTATTTGATACCGCGGCGCAAACCTCTAAAGGCTTTGATGCAGGTAGATGTGATGTCCTAACTACTGACCAATCTGGTTTATATGCCCTTCGTTTGAATCTAAAAGATCCAAAAACAGCACAAGTATTACCTGAAATCATTTCAAAAGAACCGCTAGGCCCCGTTGTTCGTCAAGGTGATGACCAATGGTTCAACATCAATAAATGGGTGTTGAGTGCAATGATTAATGCTGAAGAATACGGCATTAGCTCTAAGAATGCAGACCAAATGCTAAAATCAAAAGATCCAAACATCAAACGTATTCTTGGCGTTGATGGTCCTAAAGGTAAAGGCTTAGGGATCCGTGATGATTGGGGCTACCAAGTCGTGAAACAAGTGGGTAACTACGGCGAAAGCTTTGAGCGCACGGTTGGTGAAGGTTCTCCTCTACAAATCTCACGTGGCGTAAATGCCCTTTGGAATGCAGGCGGTTTCATGTACGCCGCTCCAATTCGTTAATCAACTAATAATAAAGATAAGTAACACAATTTTATGGGGTGAATTTTCACCCCTTTTGATAAATGGATTTAAGGTTGTAGTTGTATGTCATCTAAAAATAAAAACCTCTTTTATAATCCAACATTTCGTGCGATTTTATTCCAAGTGATAGCAGTTGCTGCACTTGTATTTTTCTTTTATTCCATAGTTAACAATGCATTATCCAATTTAGAATCTCGTGGTATCGCGACTGGTCTTGGGTTTTTAAATCAAGAGGCTGGCTTTGGTATTGGTTTATCTTTAGTGGAGTATGATGAAACACACACCTATGGACGCACTTTTATTGTTGGGCTTTTAAACACAGCATTAGTCTCTATTTTAGGGATTT from the Aliivibrio wodanis genome contains:
- the aapJ gene encoding general L-amino acid-binding periplasmic protein precursor, yielding MKFKTNTLYTALTAATLMMSTQVVAAEGTLDKVKKNGYLQCGVSTGLPGFSNPNSKGEWEGIDVEFCQAVAAAVLGDKSKVKYVPLTAKERFTALQSGEIDVLSRNTTWTLHRDTSLGLNFVGVNYYDGQGFMVKKDLGLTSAKELDGASVCVQSGTTTELNLADYFRNNDMEYKPVVFDTAAQTSKGFDAGRCDVLTTDQSGLYALRLNLKDPKTAQVLPEIISKEPLGPVVRQGDDQWFNINKWVLSAMINAEEYGISSKNADQMLKSKDPNIKRILGVDGPKGKGLGIRDDWGYQVVKQVGNYGESFERTVGEGSPLQISRGVNALWNAGGFMYAAPIR